From the genome of Coleofasciculaceae cyanobacterium, one region includes:
- a CDS encoding aldo/keto reductase, giving the protein MKTRSLGTSEIQITPILMGTWQAGKRMWAGIDDEESVAAIRAAVEAGITTIDTAEVYGEGHSEQIVAKAVADLRDRLVYASKVFVNHLKYDQVIEACDRSLTNLKTDYLDLYQIHWPSGSFNNEVVPIEETMNALNKLKEDGKIKAIGVSNFNRTQLEEAAQYGKIDSLQPPYSLFWRKIETDAVPYCVEHNISILAYSSMAQGLLTGKFSPGHQFAKDDHRSANVLFQGENFERAQHALEQLKPIAEKHSCTLAQLSLAWLIAQPQTQAIAGARTAAQAQDNAKAASVDLSPDELQEIDRIGRQVTDPLDDNPVMWNW; this is encoded by the coding sequence ATGAAAACGCGCTCGCTGGGAACATCGGAAATTCAAATTACCCCGATCTTAATGGGAACATGGCAGGCGGGAAAAAGGATGTGGGCAGGAATTGATGACGAAGAGAGCGTTGCGGCAATTCGAGCTGCTGTGGAGGCAGGGATAACCACTATTGATACGGCCGAGGTATACGGCGAAGGACATTCAGAACAAATTGTCGCTAAAGCTGTAGCCGATCTTCGTGATCGATTAGTCTACGCTTCTAAAGTATTTGTTAATCATCTTAAATACGACCAGGTAATCGAAGCTTGCGATCGCTCTTTGACTAATCTCAAGACTGACTATCTCGACCTCTATCAAATTCATTGGCCCTCTGGCTCATTTAACAATGAAGTTGTCCCGATTGAAGAGACAATGAACGCCCTAAATAAATTAAAAGAGGACGGCAAAATTAAAGCAATTGGAGTTTCTAATTTTAATCGTACTCAGCTAGAGGAAGCTGCCCAATATGGCAAAATTGATAGTCTACAACCCCCCTATTCATTGTTCTGGCGCAAGATCGAAACCGATGCAGTACCCTATTGCGTGGAACATAATATTTCTATTTTGGCTTACTCTTCCATGGCTCAAGGATTACTTACAGGTAAATTTAGTCCAGGTCATCAATTTGCTAAAGACGATCATCGTAGTGCTAATGTCCTATTTCAAGGAGAAAACTTTGAACGCGCTCAACACGCTTTAGAACAGCTAAAACCCATTGCCGAAAAGCATAGCTGTACTTTAGCTCAACTGTCTCTGGCGTGGTTAATTGCTCAACCTCAAACTCAGGCGATCGCTGGAGCGAGAACTGCTGCTCAAGCCCAAGATAATGCCAAAGCAGCAAGCGTCGATCTATCTCCTGATGAATTGCAAGAAATAGATCGCATTGGTAGACAAGTAACCGATCCTCTCGATGATAATCCCGTAATGTGGAATTGGTAG
- a CDS encoding aldo/keto reductase → MESTKLSLLPISLPSLGIGTWSWGDRLFWGYGSDYGAMEVEKAFEAAIANGATFFDTAEIYGLGESERLIGQFLKQTTQPVQIATKYFPLPWKLNSQAVADAVTDSLKRLQVEQVALYQVHMPFSFFMGQQTLMKALASEVKRGRILSVGVSNYSATQMQQAHDLLAQYDVPLAVNQVHYSLLSRKIEQNGILELARELGITILAYSPLDQGLLTGKYTPENTEIVKGARKLNPKFSASGLSKIEPIISQLKQLAEKYQKTPVQVALNWLIVQENVIPIPGAKNARQAAENAGAMGWKLSTKDAEQLSLLSLNY, encoded by the coding sequence ATGGAATCAACTAAACTATCACTTCTGCCTATTTCACTTCCATCTTTAGGTATTGGCACTTGGTCTTGGGGCGATCGCCTGTTTTGGGGTTATGGCTCAGATTATGGAGCAATGGAGGTTGAAAAAGCTTTTGAGGCTGCTATAGCTAACGGCGCAACTTTTTTTGATACTGCTGAAATTTACGGTTTAGGTGAATCTGAGCGGCTCATTGGACAATTTTTAAAGCAAACTACTCAACCAGTACAGATCGCAACCAAGTATTTTCCTTTGCCCTGGAAGTTGAACTCGCAGGCGGTGGCTGATGCTGTAACTGATAGTCTCAAACGGCTTCAGGTGGAACAAGTTGCTCTCTACCAAGTCCATATGCCTTTTAGCTTTTTTATGGGTCAACAGACTTTAATGAAGGCTTTGGCATCAGAGGTTAAGCGAGGTCGTATCCTAAGCGTCGGAGTCAGTAACTATTCTGCAACCCAGATGCAGCAGGCACACGATTTATTAGCACAATATGATGTCCCTTTGGCTGTAAATCAGGTTCATTATTCTTTGCTAAGCAGAAAAATTGAGCAAAACGGTATTTTAGAGCTTGCTCGTGAATTGGGAATTACGATTTTGGCATATAGTCCTTTAGATCAAGGGCTATTGACAGGAAAATACACTCCAGAGAATACGGAAATAGTCAAAGGAGCAAGAAAGCTCAACCCCAAATTTTCGGCTTCTGGTTTGAGCAAGATTGAACCAATAATTAGCCAATTAAAACAGCTTGCTGAAAAATATCAAAAAACTCCCGTTCAGGTAGCTCTCAACTGGCTCATAGTTCAAGAAAACGTAATTCCAATTCCTGGGGCTAAAAACGCTCGACAGGCAGCGGAAAATGCAGGAGCAATGGGCTGGAAACTTAGTACAAAAGATGCTGAACAACTTAGTTTATTAAGCTTGAATTACTAA